The window TCTTTAATGAGTGCACAAGCATCCCAGCCGGCTTTCCCTTATAGATTGCTTGCAGATTATTACAGTGCAAATGACTTGTATAGGCATTTGGAAATCCAGaacattgatctgaactgtccgaATAGCGCAGCCCCACACTTTACTTGGTCACTTTGCGAAAATCACATTGATAAGATGATCCCAACAATTCAAATGGTTAGAATCATTGGATCAAAGTGATTGTTGAAAGAGAGAAGCAATCTGCAGTACTGTTCCAGATGGATTGTCTAGTTTGAAGAATTTTGTTAAAGAAAAATTGATCTGATCTGCCATTTTCCCTAGCCATTGGCATGATTACAAGTGCTTAATATGTGGGACTGTAGCATTTGCAATGGTGAGACAGAGGAATGCAGACGACTTTAAAATGCCATCAGAAACAATACAGAAACCTTCAAAGTTTTGTCAAGGCTATACTCACATTCTGATACATTCAACATTTCTTTATGGGCAATTGTCATCCGAccaatgaaaaatcatggagtgtTGGGCACTCCATTGCCCACCTGTTGAATTGCTTACATTGTACGTGATAGTTATGTAGATGCACTCCATTGCCCGCCTGTTGAATTGCCCACATTGTATGTGATAGTTATTTAGATGCATTTTGCGCCCAAAGCATATACTCTCTACATCTCCAACCCATTTGTTTTTCTCCTTGACCAGCTCTGGTTGAATGCATAAGAAGATTCAGAACTATTAGAATACTCGTTATTGGGGCGTGGGATTTTTCTAATAATATTCTGGCAGGATGGTGTTGCCATTAGTTTCCGTCCTCGGATGATGACTATTTTAAGGAAATATTGCAGATCCATGCATTAATTGTTTAATATAAACTGTAAGTGACTTTTATCTTACCTCTAAAATAGTACACATTTTTTGCTAATACAATTTTTTTAGTGGGAATGGAGATGTCGAGCAAAGCTTGCAGTACGGGGATCATCAAACAATCCTCTGATTGGTCTTTATCAAGAGGGAACACACACTGTCGTGGATATTCCTCATTGTAGAGGTCAGCGAGTGTCTTTTCTTTATCATTTGTTTCAAAATCAGTCATGCTATTGATGCTAGACTAATACTGTCTACACAATTTCTATATTATGATGCGTTTGGTATGAACCACAATTCTTAAAAGTTCAGtaaagtgattttttttaaaaacaatttaTTACAAGCTCCTTTGTTTTAATGCTTATATACTCTATACTCAAAGCTGCTTGTTATCCAAGACTCAGTATCTACTTTGTAGTGCTTACATAAGCTTATTGAGTATCCTCTATAACTGCTTACTTTTAGGTGTATTTGGATTTACCACCAGATTATGGATGGTGGGACTTCTGAGCATAAATTTAGTTTCAATGTTCCTGCTTTTACCAACCCAAGCACAAGTGAGACATGTATGGGAGGCCGCTAACATACATCACTCGCATTTTGggagtagcttatcttggttggCCTTGGGAACTGGGAATTTCTTGCGGTAGCCTTATGTTACTTGCTTTATTTAACTTGAGGTGAAGTTCTCTACCATCATGAAGCAtgcttgtttttttctttttttataaattataaattattattatatagttttctttttcttttttggggatTGGCTGATAAAAGATGAAGATGTCAATGGTTCCAAGATGTCAGCGGGGTACTTCTTTAGCTATGGGATTATGTTTTGCAAATGGAGTAATGATTTATACATTATGTGGATGTATGTGTAGGAGAGCGCATGCATGCACGTGTAGTGCAGTTGGTTTGTGGTGTTTTTGTGCATCCATTGATGGGGGCAGGTGTGCATGTGCAATGCATGCATGTATTGCATAACTGATGTTTGTTCCTGTGCTAGTTACTTCCTGAAAAGGTGAACCATATaatcctgatatatatatatatatatatatatatatatatatatatatatatatatatatatatatatatatgttattattttttaatctttggAAGAGTAGCTGGATGGATACTGATGGTGGTAGTAGCTCTGTAATTCctatttattcatttttattgAACTCTATAAGAAATTGAAATGCACCATTTTCTTGTCATAATTATTCCGCGGCATTCAATTTACAGCATTGTTACCTTCTTTGTTGCTAATGGTCATTTGTTAAATAGTTGTAGATTTTCTGTGCAGCTCATCATCCCAACATCAATGCTGCTGTTGATCTCCTAAAACAAGGCATGTTCTTCGGAAACTGTGGCTTATACTTTTATGGCCTCTTTGGACAAGGAGCATCTCTGGTTGAATCAGATAGGATAGCCCTTGTACATTTCATTTCTTGCAGGAGATTAAATGAAATGAATTAGACATGTCCACCTTTTAACATCGATCTCCCTAGTCCCTCCTGCCAGTACGttttggataaaccaaacatgAGGTATTtcacttacaaaaaaaaaaaaaaagaaaaaaaaagaaaaagaaaaagaaaagaaaataaaagaaaagaagaaggtatTTCCTGACTCAAATTCTTTAGGatgaaaaatctggaaaagaaATCAGGAATCTCCCTTCTCCAAATAGGCCATCTTCATGTAAGTTTTTCATTTCATCTTTTGGATAAGTTCATTTTTGCTTCTGTCACCTCTCTCAGGCATTACCATGTTGGATGTCCAGCCATATGATGAAGATATGGGGACAGGTGAACTTCGATATGTGCAGGTAAGCAATGTGGCTTGCTTATTTTGTTCATTTGATACAAATAACGCCCTTTGATTTTGCCATTCATGCTTGAGTTTGCAGATGGCTGTGACAACATATAACACGTCCCTCCCAGCAGCAGAACGATATGAAAAAGGTATGGATTCATGAGGGTTCCTCAGCACTAGATCAGGAAGGGATGCTTGTCCCACAGTAACTGGGATGTGGGCATGTGGCAAGTGTGGGGTAAATTGAGATGACTATCTAATGGGTCCTTTTATGAAATATCCGCacttgaaaatcaaactgaatgGACAACCCTGTACAAATGGATGATGGCCTTCTAATGGACAGTTGGACAATCCTATCcatatggctaggatcatccattcAATGCGATCGTCAGCCAAAGCCATATGTGGAGAGGACCCACTAGATGGACCTCATGTTGGGTATTGGGGGACATACATCCCTTTCTGGTCCAGGGTGACTGATCGGAGTCAGCCTCTAAAACCAACACTGCCTTAACTGTCAACTTTTGAATGAGGTGCTATTTGGTCCGTTTAAGTAGGAAAATATGTAGAAAATGAATGGAACTAACCTTACTTGTTTTCAGGCAAAGTTCAGGCGACGTTGGTATGGAATTCAAATAATGAGCACTCGCCTAGTGCAGAAAAGTTGAATGCCCTGTCAGATGTAAGCTTCTAAATATGTTAGTGCTTCTCATTTACTGAGATTGGGGCACACGCGAAACATGACAATGCCATTTCATCCACTCACATTTAGGCTGCCTTCAGTTGCAAAATTAAATGGAATTGTGAAAATTCAGTTTAGTAAAGAGGAAATGACCTGGATAGTGGTGATGGCTTATGGTGACGTTGTAACACTCAAGTTGCAGTTGCATTTCTTTGAAGTCCAAATTGTAAGTAATGTAATTGCGATCTTAATGATGCAGCCAATCTAAAGAGGGAGGCCTAGTTTGAGAGTGGAAGTTGGAGAGAAGGACGGAGAATGGACAATGGTATTGAGAAAAGGCAAAGGAAGAATTGGCGAGTGAAATGGAATAGGTCAGGAAGATTCTCAGTTGAATCTTTTTATTCAAGGTTGGGCGGGCCTCTTGGGCACTCGCTGCGGGATCCTGCTGGCTCCATTTGGAGATTTAAAGGCCCTCCTCCTGTCCTTGCATTCTTGTCGCTTGTGGCTAAAAATAATGTGCTCACGATCAGTAATCTTAGTAAAAGAGGCCTTGTCATAATCAATGGCTGCCCGTTGTGTCTCCGTGAGGCAGAATGAGTGAATCGCCTGTTTATGCATTGTCCATTTGTCCAAGAAGTTTGGTGGAAAGTCCTATCCTTGTTTAAGGAAGAGTGGGTGATACCTAATTTGATCAGGGAGTTGATCCTTGCACAGGCCATAGTCGGAATGATATGCAAGATAAATAAAGGCTATGACATTTGTTTTTGCATGCTGTATTTTTGGTTAGAATGTAACAGCTGAGTTTTTAACAACTCAGTTAATAGTCCGAAGCAGTCTTCCTTATGGCCAAGTGGTTGGTGTGGGGATGGGGCTCTTTAGTTAATATTATTGGGGAGGGGAGGGATGCTTTGTAAGCTGGGCAGGTCTTTCTGTCCTTTTCTTTGCAATAAAATTTCGAAATCCTTCAAAAAGGAAACAGTGAGTAATGTAGTTGCAATTCAGAGCAACCTCCTTCAAAATGAGAACTAAGGTAATTACAATTCTATGATTTCCTCTTTATTGAACTAAATTATTGCAATTCACTCACCAGTTCATCAAAGTCGGCCATAAACTTGCTTTTGGAAGTTACTCTATTTGCATTGAGTGTACTTGCCATTGGCCCAAATGGCCATTGCCCTTGTTTCTTGGATCTGAAGAAACAAGCTCACTTACcagtaaaataaaagaaaagctcGCTTACCATTTGGAGCCTGTTTGACAGTTATGCGCTTTCAAAGCTAGTgccctttttaaaaataaaataaaaattaaagtggaTGCAGTTTGAATAGAGATGCTGCACTTGTGCCCTTTTCCAAACAGTGGTTGATTGTTTTCTAGACTTGCAACCTTTTGGCTCCTAATTCTATCATCCAATTGGTCTTTTGCTCGTTAGAAACCATTCAATTGTAAACTGACGATATTTCCATTATGCTTTGCAGTTCTTATGGAGgaatggtgggcccaaaaatgataatCATCTAATTCACTCCATATGGGTTAACTTTCAGACATCATCTAACAATGTAAGCTATCTGTGAATTTGTAACTGAATCTGCCTATGGTTCATCCATGTAGAATTGATGGTATGGGCCATGCAGCCTGCCTGGCCCAGCTTTAGACTGGGCTTGGACCTTGAGTTTAAGGCCTGATCATTTTTTGGGCCGGACTTGGGCTTAGTTCATTTTAGACCGACTTCACCTGGTGTAGCCAGCTTCTAGATCATTCAAGTAATTTTTACATATATAATAAACCCTAATGCAAGTTTCAAACTAACCCCTCTCACACGTGCCTCCCTACCTCCCTTCCTCTCCAAAGCTTCAAACCCCTTGCTTCCTTAATGTGGCTACAACACTCCCTCCCCCCACACTCGCACACACCTGCCATCAATCCATGCCTTCCTCCAAGGGGCTCGATACTCTCTGTCCCTCTCTCCTTCAATTCCATTTCTAGTGAGGCCATCATTCATCGATAGAAAACGTTGTTGTAAACCCAATGTAGATGCGGATGATCCAAACATTCCCAGATTTGAAGACCCAACCAAAATTGGGTAACAAGATCCACGACCTGGATGACCCAGCTCCTTTGATCAGCTGGGCCGGGTCGAGCCCTGGCCCAACCAATTTTTCGTGCTCACACTTGGGTCTGCTCCACTGGGCCCCATGCCCATGTACTTTTTAATGGGTTAGACtctatgatagttcaccaccacgtAAAAAAAATGTAGTCTCTTCAGCCGTGCACATGACACAGTTTTAGAATATTGACCATGTTCAATTTTACTCTTTACCATCACTTTGAAATGCATCAACTGAATGGTTAAGATATCTTTATCATTTTGATTTTAGACATATGATCCGTCCAAAATATTTCTCATAGTTTGGATGGTCTGTATAAACATACATGAATGCCATGTGTGAGGAGGATTAATCATTGCAATTTTCAAAATGTTGGTGAACCATAAAAGAGTAGCTCACTTTTTACAACCGCTTCTCCTCCCCTTGCTCTTAGATCTTGCAAACCGTTTCCTCTCTCTCCACTTGCATTGGATGTGCCTTATCCACTAGTAAGTAATAGTTTTTTAATTTCAAAAGTCAAACCCCAATAGACGTGGATTTCAGGTCTCGGGGGGAGGGGGTTCCCTTTATCTTATCTGTATCCAGGTATCCAAGCATGCGGCCTGGGTACTCttaacatttaaaaataaataaattattattattattatctaccCCAAGGAGTATCTAGGTATTGGGGAGTGAATTTTGGTTTTTGTAAAACTTGCTATTCTTTTTAGTTTTCTTGTACAAGGGCAATGTTGTTCTTTCCAATTTAGTGACTTGTTTTGTTCATAATGAGAGCCCAAGAGGGACCtgtctttcatttcttttcaaattttcttagaATTGAAGGTAGGGTTCCTTGCACTGTTCTATAAATCATGCATGCTCACAAACAAATTTGTGCAGATAATTTTTGGAAACCGGTGGAGACATCTGTTGGGAGAAAGAGATTTTTGGGAACGTGTTGGAGGGATTGATATTTCCTTGGCTCCATCCAGTTTTGGTCAAGCAAATACCCAGGTACACCAAAACATCTGATCAAGCAGTTCCTTGGTCTCCTATTATTTAAATGGAAGTAACTGTTCCCTTGCAGCACTAATGGATAAATAGTGTTACTAAACAAACTAGAAATCAAGAGCTGTAGGTTCTGGACAAGTGACATTATTTTATTGATGCAATGATGAACAGGACCATGGTCTGGCACTTAAATTTGGATATTCATCATGGATAACCAAGAGTTTCACAAAGCTCAAACACATCTCCACACATGTCggtgcatcacatgggccccaccttgtggATGATCTGGTCAAGAAATAGCCTGATCAAATCATTGGGTAAGCAACATGTGCATGTTGCTCATTCCATCAGCctttttatgtgtgtgtgtgtgtgtgtttcggCGACGAGCTCTGTTGTTCCACACCTGTGTTGCTCCCCTGATGAGTTAACCAGCTTGACCTTTGGTGTGTAAGAAAATTTGAAAGCGTATGTggtgcaacaaaaacatgatcgCACTGGATATTCAAATCGGATTAAACTGCTCAGCATTAGTGATCTCTGAAGACCATATAGATACAATTGTGTTCCAAACTTAACTATCATGATATCTGTCCTTTGCAGGCATTTGATTCTTTGCTCTGGAAGTTACATAAGTATGTACCCCATGGGGCCTCCATTGCTGATGTTTATGCAGGAGCTGGTATTATCGGATTATCATTAGCTGTCAGGAGGAAATGCAGGCAAGTACTGTGATTGCTTTTACACACATACTTCTGATGAAATATGCATTGCTAGATCAAGCTTTTGTTCTGCCCAGAAAGCTGTAAATGTAGGGCCCatcttttggtgatccaaatAATTCATATGGTTGGTGTTGAGGCCTATGGTGAAAGGGTAGAAACCCCAAAGTCCCCTTTCCAAATGATCTTAAACATTCAATTTGTCCACTTTAAATGCCAACAGGTGACTAGAATCATGTGATGGTGGGATATCATGGCACGGCTCATCTCATGATGTGGCCACCAGAATCCTAggttgaacaaaaaaaaaaaggccttttCTCTTGATCTAACATCATATAATGTCTTTGTCCTATGACTACTCCAAAGTATCCTACCTATGCTGTAAATGATTCAGTTATCACCTCAAAACATTCGCTCCTAATGTACAGGTCTGTGAAATGTATCGAGATCAACAAAGAATCGAAGCTGTCTTTTGAGAAATCGGTTGGCCGCTTACCAAATTCTGTGGACAGCAGCATCAGTTGGCACCATGCAGATGCTTCAATTGTAGGTGTTTAGAATTTGTATCTATTGGGCGTAGATTCCTTAAATCTTAACAGCTTTAGCCATAGCTCTGCACTTGTTCAAACATTTTTCAATGTTATTATGTGCATTCCCATTTCAGGAACCCCTTCATTGGCTTGAGGGCTCGGATGTAGTTGTGGTTGATCCTCCTAGAAAAGGTTTGCACCCATCTTTGATCGATGCATTACGGACCTCAGCATTATCTGATCATAAAGCTGCTAAGGCATCAACAAGGTAGGTAACGTCTTGTTACTTACAATTTGGTCCCATGTCTCAGCTCAGTTTGGTATTTTTATCAAAGTCTAAATGAAGCTTACATGCACTCCAGTTTACAGTCAGTGGACTTGATGTTTAGAATTTTATAATGCTCGAACCAAGGATATTTGTAGTATACCCATATCCTTAATTTGTACTAGTGGCTTCCACAGTTGGGTGATCCATTCTGTTGATCTGATACTCCACATAGTGGATGGACCATTGCTGAAAATTCTTTTCGACGGGACGACTTAATTCTCATCCCTTCGATTGGTGGCCTGCAAATAGACAGGCTATGAAAAGAAATACAGCTATGGTCTGCACCATAATGAAGAAAGGCCAACCTGGGTGATCCTGGGGCAggatccatccatgatggggcccattacaTTAGAGCAATGGGCCCAGGgcaatggtaatggtggctgtaacagcccctgtaacagctgttatggcctCGTAAcagtcaaatttttttttttaaaatggaagAAAATGTATTGGCCCCAGATCAGCCTGTTACAGGCCTGTAACGGCCATTCCAAGACTGTTatgggcctctctctctctctctctctctctctctctctctctctccagaatGGCCATTACAACCCTGTATCGCTTAATGGCCCCTACCCTTACCTTTACATAACTGTTTTTGGAATACAATGGATGGGCCAGATGGCAGAAACATGGGCCTCGCTTgaacaaactgaaaacctgatgACACTAGGCATACCATTGGGTTGATGATCATGTTCGTCATCAGGCATATCATTGGGTTGATGATCATGTATGTCATCAGGCATATCATTGGGTCGATGATCATGTATGTCATCAGGCATATCATTGGGTCGATGATCATGTATGTCATCAGGCATATCATTGGGTCGATGATCATGTACTTCTCTTATGTTTGTTTAGACTACAGTCCAATCTAAGGCACTGATGATTTGAGTTcataattagtttttattttcctACTGCAGCTCCATCTTAAAGGCGAAAGATGAAAAAAGGCCGTGGGTCCTACGTGCAAGGGAAGCATCTGTTCAAATAGAAAGCAGAACAGATTGGGAAAAAAGTCGATCATGGCCTCAAACTCTAATCTATATAAGCTGTGGATGGGAAAGCTTTAAGGAGGTATCTCTGGTTTAAGCGTACTGCTAGGGCTGGACTGTTATTTTCTGCCTGTCCGTGAGCCTGAACATGAATCCCAAGCCTGGCCCATGCTGGTGATGAATGGGCTTAGATCCACTCTCAGGATGGGCTTCAATCAGGGTTTATGGACTCGGCGACTCGGATCAGCTCGTTTGGTCTTGAGTTGAGTTGCAACTCACCTGAGTCAGGGGGTGGTCGCGACTTGTGATATCGAACCAGATCAGGTAGTTCTGAATCCAAGTCGACTCAGACGAGTTGTGTCAAACTCGTCCACTTCTTAAAACGATGGCTTTTATAGAAAATATTGTTAAAATTAGGGCTCGACTCAGTCCACTTACCTTTTGGTCCTGAAGACAAGGCTCAAATAAACCCAAGCCGGGGCTGTGGTGGGCTGGGCTAGGGAGCCTGATGCAGCAGCCTGGCCCATTGGTAGGTCTCCATTGTCTGTGGGACTTTCCATGGTCATGAATAAGTTTCATCTTCAACGTGTCCCTTTCCTTTTCCTACTCCTAAGTACAGTAGTTCTTGAACAGGATTGCAGGTCATTGTTGTCTAATAAGGCATGGTATTTGGAAAAAGCTCATGGCTTCAACTTCTTTCCTGGGACCAATAGGTAATTTACTACATATTTTTTCTTCTGAAGCATTGATCAGGACTTTTATCTTTTGAAGAGGAAGGGTCCTGATACATTGGGATGTGGATGATGTCTAGAACTCCTGATGCACCATGTCCACACAATTGATTCCCATAGTTTGGCTCaggaccattgatatgatgggccccagtGGGTGGGGGATTTCCACATTGAAAGATCATAATCCTTTACACAAATGGCCCAAAAATATGTGGTATGTGACAATTTATGTGTCTAGAACAAAAGTTCTGGAGACTGAATTACCAAGTATCTTCTGACCTGTTAGATTTTTGGAGCATTCCCCATCTAAGCTGGACCCTCAGATCAATAGTCTGGATCAATGAACTATAGGCCCACTTGTAAGGATTTGACACATCTATGCAAAAGGACCTAAGATTCCTCTCTGTTGCATCCCTTTTAAATGCAAGTTAAAGAACAACATGGTTACAGAGCTCAGCATGATTTTGCAAGTTGAGTAGGAAATGTCAACCACGCCACTGTGAATTCCTATTCAGTTCATTTGCCTTGAAGTTGACTTACTGAACTAAACACGAGAATCCAAATAGGGCCCCGCTGAGGGTGGGGATGCCCAAACAATCTTCTAGATTGGATGATCCTGGTGCTCCAGTCATGGCCTACAAAACAGATGGTAAATAAAAAGACAGCAACCAGGGAAAAAAATGGCAGGGATTGGATTGCTATGAACTTCAAAACTGGAACTTTCTTGGCATCTCCCATTGCATCAATGCTCTGGATCACCTAATGGCGGGCCCCACTTTCATGCCATTAACCACCCATCTGCATCATCTCGTGTCGTAATCATTGGGACAAATCTATTTCCTTGAAAGGACTTGACGGATGTTTTTGATGTATTTGAATATTCTGAAGCAGCAGAAGTATATTATAAGATGCTGATTCATTTCATTTTGGAATCCATGACTACTGCATCCCCGTACTGATTCATCCTACTAAATTGGCACGGGACGACAATGGCAGCATTGAAGTTCTTGCCGTGTTCAAGCGGGGTCCACGGGCTgatcagaagaagaaaaaaacaggaaagaagaagaagaagctaccgTGAAGGCAATGATGAGAAAGAGGAGTCTCTCTAAGGGTGTCCGTCATACTGATGACTGAAGCTAGAGCGGAGCGTCCAAATTTAGGGTTGTTCATCAGGCGGTGGTGTGTCATGGGAGCAAGATATAGGGAAGAAACCACATGCATTGCCTTACTGTTTTCATCTGCTGCAGATGCACTGTTGATGTCCACACCTTCACTCCAACTCTGTAGCAGTTTGAACAGGTTTGCTTAACCATTTTGGAATGATCATGAAAGCTCAAATCTCTTCTTCTTTGAGATACTCAAAAGTTCCATTTATCCAAGTCATGAAACACTTCATATCTGTAAGATGCTGGCATTCATTTAGGTGAGCCGGGCTGTTCATCTTCTGTGGGCAGAGGGCACTCTTGAAATGATGCAGTTGGATGATTCTGGCTGTTCAGTGGGAACCAAGGGTCAACATTCAATGGGCCACGCTTTTCCATTCAGCTGTTAGAATGATATGACTGGCGAACGGTCTGAATTTCATGTGCCCGAGATCGAGCGCTTGATGACCTTTCCCTGATAAAGATTGTAGGGGAATGGTGGTTGATGTTTGAATGCGGTATCCAAGCCATGCATCTAGCGTGCCTTCTCGTTTTCCTGTGCATCCCCAGaatcatccatccatcagaaatTTGAAGTGGGATATCACGGAAGCAATGTAcaatcacgtggtgtggtccacctgagttctgggctgatttttggtgtcccttcatcctggtggggcacAATTGATTATTTGagttggaagtggattgcgtcctgcccccctCCTGGCAGACTTGGTCcagtcaggggctctgtgggccccactatgatgtattggcATTATCTACACCGgtcatccattttgttagatcattttaggatattatcccaaaaatatggttgatccaaggctcaagtggaccacagagtgGGGTTTGattgcacaccattaaaaacttgttggggcctgcagaagttttgtatcaagctggcATTGATGTTTTCCCTTAACAGTTTTGCGTGACCTtacgaacgggttggatggcaaataaacatgagtgggccctagaaagatttcaacgttGGGCATCATTATAATCGTTGCTTCCTGTGATACGGTCCAATCGGGTGTTGGATCTTCCTCAGTTTTGGGCTCGTATCCTaaaaatgaattggaaaaatggatgggcggcatggataaagctcagacatcatggtgggccccacagcccctgCCTAGATGGAGTCGGTCTGGGCAGGACACAATCCGCCtccgggttggatggcatacggTGGACCGCACAGTCTGTCTGAAACTTTCTATGGTTGGTGGGCATCACCCTCCCTCCCTATTACTCGCTTTGGTGTGTGATCTTCGAGAGCTACGGATTGGCTGGATTTTGGGGGATTAGGCCTAACGTCTAAAGAACAGTCGGATGGCACTTGcagatcatagtgggcccccacACGGAATATGGTAGTTAGAATAAATGGGGGAGAAATGTGGGTGGGAGGCTCATGTCATGTGTCCGGTGATGAGAAGTGGGTGCATACCAGTCTCCATAGGGTCAAAGTACTTTGGCTAATGAGCGCATGACTTCTACTTACATGAGAACAAGTTGGGGACGGGTTACGTGGATCCTTCCACATGCATTTATTACATATTCTGACTTCTTCCCAACGATGATGGATCCATCGGTTTCAACGAAAGACTGTCCAGTCTACTGAGATTTTTCATATGG is drawn from Magnolia sinica isolate HGM2019 chromosome 5, MsV1, whole genome shotgun sequence and contains these coding sequences:
- the LOC131246863 gene encoding uncharacterized protein LOC131246863 — translated: MMTLSFVSVTRPPSLISATLASRNPPLSPPILQNPNNSGQVPLSCALQCQHFQSCSGCSHEWNLDRPVVLDEVAQFFKSVGVSDFSFDSCRPWEWRCRAKLAVRGSSNNPLIGLYQEGTHTVVDIPHCRAHHPNINAAVDLLKQGITMLDVQPYDEDMGTGELRYVQMAVTTYNTSLPAAERYEKGKVQATLVWNSNNEHSPSAEKLNALSDFLWRNGGPKNDNHLIHSIWVNFQTSSNNIIFGNRWRHLLGERDFWERVGGIDISLAPSSFGQANTQAFDSLLWKLHKYVPHGASIADVYAGAGIIGLSLAVRRKCRSVKCIEINKESKLSFEKSVGRLPNSVDSSISWHHADASIEPLHWLEGSDVVVVDPPRKGLHPSLIDALRTSALSDHKAAKASTSSILKAKDEKRPWVLRAREASVQIESRTDWEKSRSWPQTLIYISCGWESFKEDCRSLLSNKAWYLEKAHGFNFFPGTNSIEVLAVFKRGPRADQKKKKTGKKKKKLP